The Parcubacteria group bacterium genome has a window encoding:
- a CDS encoding patatin-like phospholipase family protein — MKRPKIGLALGAGGPRGLAHIGVIKVLEENNIPIDYIAGTSIGAMIGGFYAYKKDIKQIEKIALGIDRTLIFSLLDPSFSQGLLGGEKVVNFIEKNIDKVHFDDLKIPLSVVATNFKSGDAVVITKGKVSSAIRASISLPLVFNPVHWEGKVLADGGLSQPVPVDVLKNMGAELIIAVNLNAGFFASENTKDDKFGFYKIAENSIDLLQNNLARQNVKNADVVINPHVGDARWAQLLDGEKLIVAGEDATEMILPQLKELMSQKSKGGLRKYVKSFIKKIFG, encoded by the coding sequence ATGAAACGACCTAAAATTGGTTTGGCTTTGGGTGCTGGTGGTCCTAGGGGCTTGGCGCATATTGGTGTGATCAAAGTTCTGGAAGAAAATAACATTCCGATCGATTATATTGCCGGGACAAGCATCGGTGCAATGATCGGTGGATTTTATGCTTACAAGAAAGATATAAAACAAATTGAAAAGATAGCTCTCGGGATTGATCGCACGTTGATTTTTTCACTACTGGACCCGTCTTTTAGCCAAGGGTTGCTTGGTGGCGAAAAGGTGGTAAATTTTATCGAAAAAAACATAGACAAGGTACATTTTGATGATTTAAAGATACCTCTTTCCGTGGTGGCGACTAATTTTAAGAGTGGGGATGCGGTTGTGATAACGAAGGGCAAGGTTTCTTCTGCGATCAGGGCGAGCATCTCATTGCCATTGGTTTTTAATCCTGTGCATTGGGAGGGAAAAGTGTTAGCTGACGGAGGGCTATCCCAACCTGTTCCCGTGGATGTTTTGAAAAACATGGGAGCAGAATTGATCATAGCGGTTAATTTGAATGCGGGTTTCTTTGCCAGTGAAAATACCAAGGACGATAAATTTGGTTTTTATAAAATTGCTGAAAACTCTATCGATCTTTTACAAAACAATCTTGCTCGTCAAAACGTCAAAAATGCTGACGTAGTTATCAATCCTCACGTTGGCGATGCACGGTGGGCACAGCTTTTGGATGGGGAAAAGTTGATTGTGGCAGGAGAAGATGCGACGGAGATGATCCTCCCGCAATTGAAAGAATTAATGAGTCAAAAAAGCAAGGGAGGTCTAAGAAAATACGTGAAATCTTTTATAAAAAAAATATTTGGATGA